Sequence from the Nymphalis io chromosome 14, ilAglIoxx1.1, whole genome shotgun sequence genome:
TTTATAAGTTTTGGTATACctgttttaaaaatgatatataatttaaaaaaaaaaagacaaaaaaattaagatactgACACTCCTTATatagaaaaaagtataattataaaaaaaacacaaagatCTAAAATAGTgtcaagatttaaaaataaaatacaattaaaaaaaacgaaagaattaaaatccttattttaaaaattatattatgcccacttttttttaacgctggaaaaacacattatgCCACGtgacttaaattttataaggaTTCTTACCTGTGGCTGTGACAATGATATCAGCGTTCCGGCAATGGAGTTCCAGCTGCTCTGCAGGGGTGTATCTATGACATATTGTCACAGTCGCATCCATACCTAATCCACTATCATGGTTCCCGTCACTATGCAACATCATTGCTATAGGCATTCCAACATTCTTCGACCGTCCAACTACAACTGCGTTACGACCAAATGTCtctattttaaatctaaataatgaaaaaaaaaacataagaataAGTTGCACCCACATGTAAGTATAATTTCATCAATAGTGGGATCCCTATTAAAATAcagatgttattttataaaatacaagaacATGAATTTCACCTTTGTCACAGCAATAGTCTAAATTAAAAGCTGATGAATTTGCGAAACGTAGCaacttatgtaataatattatatactaaaatcttgGAAGCCTGTTCatctaagttttatttattggtacaGTAGTTTTTTCAATTTGGAATTACAAAAAACCTCTTCTCATTTATTCGTATAGATAGATAGACaaactacaataatatgtatttatttactataaataatataatagtatattacaaataatttattattattcgaggAAAAACGGCAGCAAAATAATTTTGCTCAATAAAAAATCCTAATaaccaattttttaatttatagtgccACTCAAGTTTTAATCTCAGAAGCATTAGCTGCCATCTTGAAAAGCGCGTTTTTGCAAATCTCAATGCTCTTTAAAAAACGATAAGGGGTTTCTTCTAGGAAACCATATTCTATCAAATTCATAtcttttatactaaaatattaaaatttgtgttaataaataatcaatcttGTCTTCTCTGAACTCAAAACAGATATTTaggtcatatattttttaacatatattttcattattaaaatgataagatGTGTTAGtgtaaaatagtttttcttatttaaaacactTGTCTAATTACTttgacatacaataataataataatataaataattaaaattaatctatataatacaTCTAAAATGACTAAAGTATaagatcaaaaaatattataataaaaaaggaaaactcAAAAATGCACAGAGGTAAAAGTATGTaaagaaagaaattaaaaaatgtcaccaatacttgtaaatattgtaattgaagATATAGttataagaatattagtaagtggcattttattataatattatttaagaaacttACCTTTTCAACATTTCTATAACAGCAAGGGCAGTTGCAGGTACTATGGTTGGCATGTCTAGGGAAAGTTGACCAACATTTGTTATATGAAATCCATCAACATCTTTCTCAGGAGCAACGGTATTGCAAACTCTTCTTTCATCTATACCACCAGGTAAAGGAAGCTGAACCAATATACCATCTACGTTCTTGTCATGATTAAGCAATTCTATAGCTGATATAAGTGCATCCTCTGTTAAGGTCTCATCATATTTAATAGTTTCTGCTTCTATACCAACATCGCTAGCAGcttgaattttgtttttgacGTATGTATGACTGGCTGGGTCATTCCCTACAATGATACAACGTAGTGATGGAGCTCGTCGATTAATGTTGATCCAGtcatgtattttgatttttaattcatCCTTGATCTCTTTAGCCAAGGCTTTACCATCTAGAACTCTGGCCATTattctgttaattaaaaaattaaaattgtaacatttatgagccaaaaataaacaataaacaccAAAAAGATTGTGAGTTAAAAGAAGGTTTTACAACCTAGTAAAAGAAAACGAGTGCACACACAGATAATatgcaaaattaaatgtaaaggttAACTAACaccaatataaaacaaatgttctaaaataaaacactaaaaCAAAAGCTGTGctctgttaatttgtttttacctGGCCGAGCCCAAAGAATCAATGTATGTGTGACTTCTCATTGTGGTATTCAGTAGTGTACTGACTATACGCAAGCATATGCTTTGCCTCATCGCTTACTGTTGACGTACATAGGTCATTAGTTCATATTGTTATAATGAGATAAATGTTTACTAGTTTTGTgaattaaacacaaaaaatacaCTTTGTACCGTTAATCCGTTCAAATTAAGTTTATTCCGCTTCATAGCAGTTATTGAATGTTTAATAAGGCCATTTATGTAGAAGAGGTTATCAGGAATGAATATAGTATCAACATAAACCAGTATTTACTGGATTTATTATACTCCATAACAAGTATACAAATCCTGAATAATTATGTATCAAGTGCTTCAACAtagaatatgataaatataaaaataaaataactatttactaaCACATGAGGACAAAAATTGAAATGATGAAACAGATAATATTATGAatcaacataattttttttattcagttacagattaacaattaaattaaggaCTTATTATACACTACACAAAatagtttgttaataatattaaaattaatattttagtctcTTTCATTTCACTAGCTCGTTTCTTTATCATTGACATTTTGAATTggcttttctttatttataattgtgttttatatataattaattataatatatatgagctGTTACAAATTCACAAAAATCATATGAAGATAATATGACTGTACAGATCTTTgttcaattcaaaatatttattacaagcttgattgtaatgttttatcaaacatatatatacaacttcAAATTACCATTACCCTTTCAAATCAAACTACCTTTTACTACCATTATAATATCAgattaagtaattttttcatcaatatttatatacttaatatatacttttacttataatgtttttatatatacatattacgataataaatactatt
This genomic interval carries:
- the LOC126773398 gene encoding bifunctional methylenetetrahydrofolate dehydrogenase/cyclohydrolase 2, mitochondrial isoform X2, producing MARVLDGKALAKEIKDELKIKIHDWININRRAPSLRCIIVGNDPASHTYVKNKIQAASDVGIEAETIKYDETLTEDALISAIELLNHDKNVDGILVQLPLPGGIDERRVCNTVAPEKDVDGFHITNVGQLSLDMPTIVPATALAVIEMLKRFKIETFGRNAVVVGRSKNVGMPIAMMLHSDGNHDSGLGMDATVTICHRYTPAEQLELHCRNADIIVTATGIPKLIKANMVKPGATVIDVGITRVTDEQGKTKLVGDVDYEEVSKIAGAVTPVPGGVGPMTVAMLMQNTFQAAQKLRGS
- the LOC126773398 gene encoding bifunctional methylenetetrahydrofolate dehydrogenase/cyclohydrolase 2, mitochondrial isoform X1, coding for MRQSICLRIVSTLLNTTMRSHTYIDSLGSARIMARVLDGKALAKEIKDELKIKIHDWININRRAPSLRCIIVGNDPASHTYVKNKIQAASDVGIEAETIKYDETLTEDALISAIELLNHDKNVDGILVQLPLPGGIDERRVCNTVAPEKDVDGFHITNVGQLSLDMPTIVPATALAVIEMLKRFKIETFGRNAVVVGRSKNVGMPIAMMLHSDGNHDSGLGMDATVTICHRYTPAEQLELHCRNADIIVTATGIPKLIKANMVKPGATVIDVGITRVTDEQGKTKLVGDVDYEEVSKIAGAVTPVPGGVGPMTVAMLMQNTFQAAQKLRGS